The nucleotide sequence CTGGAACATGATGGCGCGCGCGCTCATGGTCTAGAACTCGATGCCTTCCTGGGCCTTCACGCCGGCCGAGAAGTGGTGCTTGACCAGAGTCATTTCGGTGACGAGGTCGGCCGCCTCGATCAACTCGGGCTTGGCGTTGCGTCCGGTGACCACGACGTGGAGATCGGGACGGCGCGCGGCCAGCGTCGCGACGACGTCGCCGATCGGCAGATGATCATAGCGCAGCGCGATGTTGAGCTCGTCAAGGATCAACAGCCGGATCGATGGATCGGCCATCAGCTCCTTCGCCTTGGCCCAGGCGCGTTCGGCCGCCGCGACGTCGCGGGCGCGATCTTGTGTTTCCCAGGTGAAGCCCTCGCCGAGCGTGTGCCACGATACTTGATCGCCGAACGTCGCGATCGCCTTGCGCTCGCCGGTCTCCCACGCGCCCTTGCCGAACTGCACCACGCCGATGCGGAGGCCGCGGCCGAGCGCGCGCAGCATCAGGCCCCAGGCTGCCGTCGATTTGCCTTTGCCTTTGCCGGTGTGGACGATCAGCAGGCCTTTCTCGACGGTCTTCGACGCGACCTCGGCATCCTGCACCGCCTTGCGGTTCTCCATCTTGGCCTTGTGGCGCGAATCGTCGGCGCTCTCGGTCATCGGTTCATCCTCTTGTTCATTTCAAGGTGAGTGGCAGGCCGGCCGCCATCAGAATCACACGGTCTGCCAGCGCCGCGACATCCTGGTTCAGCCGCCCCTGGGCATCGCGAAAGGCGCGTGCCAGCGCATTGTCCGGCACGATGCCGAGACCGACCTCGTTGGAGACGGCGACGATCGGACCGCGCGCAGTTCTGAGCGCGTCGATCAACTCGGCGCAAGCTGCTGGAACATCCCTGTCGGCAAGCATGACGTTGCTCAGCCACAGCGTCAGGCAATCGATCAGCATCGGCGCGGGCTGTTCCGCGCGTTCGCGGATGAGGCCGGCGAGATCTTGCGTCGTCTCCAGCGTCTGCCATCCCTCAGCACGTCGCGCCTTGTGATGAGCGATGCGCTCGGCCATTTCGTCATCGAAGGCCTGCGCAGTCGCAACATAGATCC is from Bradyrhizobium sp. ORS 285 and encodes:
- the cobO gene encoding cob(I)yrinic acid a,c-diamide adenosyltransferase; translated protein: MTESADDSRHKAKMENRKAVQDAEVASKTVEKGLLIVHTGKGKGKSTAAWGLMLRALGRGLRIGVVQFGKGAWETGERKAIATFGDQVSWHTLGEGFTWETQDRARDVAAAERAWAKAKELMADPSIRLLILDELNIALRYDHLPIGDVVATLAARRPDLHVVVTGRNAKPELIEAADLVTEMTLVKHHFSAGVKAQEGIEF
- the cobU gene encoding bifunctional adenosylcobinamide kinase/adenosylcobinamide-phosphate guanylyltransferase, coding for MPPAPPHPALPRLTLVLGGARSGKSRHAEALVTVTAPPWIYVATAQAFDDEMAERIAHHKARRAEGWQTLETTQDLAGLIRERAEQPAPMLIDCLTLWLSNVMLADRDVPAACAELIDALRTARGPIVAVSNEVGLGIVPDNALARAFRDAQGRLNQDVAALADRVILMAAGLPLTLK